The nucleotide sequence AGGCGCGCGGTTGCCCGTACCTGACCCTGGATTTCGCCGGCAACCAGGATGGAAGCGGCCTGGGCGTTGGCGAGCAAGAGGCCGCCCTCTCCCACGATGAGGTCGGCGCTGGTCTCCACGGACCCCTCGAGCTTGCCGTCCACCCGGACGGAAGCCGAGCTCTTGAGGTTGCCTTTCACCTCGGTCCCCTTACCCACGATGGTGGAAACCGCTCCGGGGTCCGGCGGTGCCGCCGCGCCCTCTCGACGAGATCGAATCACGTACCCCAGCCTCCTTCGGGCAGCTCACGGAAGGTAGTGAAAGGGATTGACCGGCCGGCCGTTGAGGTGCACCTCGTAGTGGAGATGGGGCCCCGTGCTCAACCCCGTCGAACCCATGGCGCCGATCTGTTGCCCCTTCGCTACCCTCTGGCCCACCCTCACCAGGATTCTCGACAGGTGACCGTACAGGGTGCGCAGTCCGTAGCCGTGGTCGACCATGATGGTCAGCCCGTAGCCGCCCTTGCGGCCTGCCATGACGACGGTGCCATCCGCGGC is from Limnochorda sp. L945t and encodes:
- a CDS encoding bactofilin family protein; protein product: MIRSRREGAAAPPDPGAVSTIVGKGTEVKGNLKSSASVRVDGKLEGSVETSADLIVGEGGLLLANAQAASILVAGEIQGQVRATARLEITSSGRIRGDVETPVLVVNEGGHLDGKCTMTAGDRSAVAFGATAAAAPAWEAAASSDHKE